The following is a genomic window from Rhododendron vialii isolate Sample 1 chromosome 9a, ASM3025357v1.
GAGAGTTACTCAAACTTTGATACTACATTAGGCCAATTAGATGAGCTATTGGTTTGTAAGAATCAAAATTGGAattcaaccaaacaccaaaaaacaaTTGTAAAAGCTTTTGTTTCCTGTAAAATGTTTTCATGAATAATATTTTCagttataaaatattttacacccgACCAAACGTAGCCTAAACAGTTTGTAGTGGACCAGTGGTATACAACCTTAGGCCGAGTACTTGCAAATGCTTAGAGATTATTCGTTCTTTTGCAAAATGAGGAGGAGAATATCACAAAGTGTCATTCATTTGTTTCTCCCTCTTCTTGTTCGAAGTAATCAATTCAATTTCTCTTGAAATTCCAACAGTGCCGAAGCTACAGCTTCATCTTGACCAGTGAGCTGGTTGTTATTTAAGAAGTATATCATAGGCCGTTGGATTGCCGATCCCAATTGATTGGAACATAAAACTCAGTTTGATTGGTTTGGTTATCATAGGCCATTGGATTGAGCAAGTCATGTTGACATGAAAGTAAGGTCTGCAGCTTTTGCACTTCTAGCGTGCAATGCTCTGTAGTGCAATCCGGTGCATCAATATGACAGGCCAAGACTTTCTTCTCAACTCCATAGAGTGGTTTAGGATTAACaagaaaatgtttcaatttttcgCGAGATTAGGACATGGCATCGACCTGACAATGAGAGATTCTTCTAACATCCCTAACGTACTTAAGCAAATTAGCTTCTGGGACGCTAGACTTGCTCAAAACAATGCCGGGGATTGACTCTGTACACGTTCTAAATGGCATTTACATCCTGCTTGCACAGAAATCTGTATGTAGACAGCAGGAAAGTCATGCTTATGGAATGGAGGAATTTCAAGATATCGACTGTGAAAATCTGGTCCTGATGCATGTTAGAATTGCCAGACCATCCATTTGACGAACTCCCGCAGCTCAAACTGAATGTTCATGAAAATTCTGTACTGCGTACAGCTCAAAAAAATTGCTGTATGTACATTTGGAGAATGCAACCCTTCAGGAGCAAAATAGTTGCACTTGGGTTAGAGGTCGAAAGGCATTCACAATGGCAATCAAATCTGCTTATTAAGGCAGTCAAAGAATTGCCATCTAAAAATAGATAGAGCAGGAAAACTGATGTAAGCATCCCCATGGTTTGTTTAGATTGAAGTACATCTCTTACTTATGCAGCTCCGATTCTCTTTCTCTACGGTAGTCATAAACAGAGGCAAAAACAACTCGTCCAACCCTCCTCTTTCTTCGAGTTCTTTTACTCTTACCTCTATTGTTTTCTGTCTCAACAACAGGTTGCGATGAGGAGACATGATAAATCCATCCCAGTGGCACTAAAGCTGCAAGAAATTGTACGACAATTCCCACAGGCAGGCTGGCATAATCACCTGATGTTGTTCCAAGAAGAGAAGACAATCCGACACCCAGAAACCCACCAACTATGGATGCCAAACACAAGGCTGAGGCCAATAAGGAAGCGAGTGATCCTTCGCAACCCGGTGGAGCCAAACTTGCAAAAAGCACTTGGAATGGCAAGAGCTTAAATTGGGTAATAGTTTCCGCTACTCCAGAAAAACAAAGGGCAAAAACCCAATTCGGAATACCCAGTTTCAGATTGATCTGCTTCACCAAGACAAGGTCAAGGAGGAGAGAAGCAGCATACAAAATCTGCACTAAACCAATCAGTTTTCTCATGGAAACAGTTTTCCCGAAACGGTCATAGAGTAGAGTTATCACAAGAAGCATCAATTGGCCAGTCACTCTAGACATCCCAATGATGGAAGGATCTACATGAAGGCATTGTATTTGGTAGCAAAAGATGGAGCCCGAGAGAATTGGGACTGTGGCAATTGAAACTACAATCCAGATCAAAGGCCGGGAGATACTCTCATCACTGATTGCCATTAAAAGATCGGAATACTGCTTCCTGATACTAACTGATATCGATCTCTTTTCAAGAGAGTTGGGAGATGGCTGAGGCAAACCAAGCGAATCCTCTCTTGTTGCCAAAGAAATTGCAAATTGAAGGGCAAGTAACAAAGTGAAGATAAGAAAAATGGATTTGGGTTCTTGtgttttcagcaaaaaaaatccACCCAATAAGTTACCGAGGATTCCACCAGCAGCTAAGGCCATGAATGCATAAGATTGAAGgccatttattttttgcttttggccATACTCAGCAACAAGAGCATCTTTCGCAACTTCTGTAATGGATGCCCCAAGATTACTGAGAAGAACACACCCCATAAGAGTAGGAAGGGCTTCGCGAGCAAAGGGGATCAATGCCAATGACCCCCAAGATAAAACCTGCAAAAGGACTATAGAGCATCATATGTATCAGTAACTACCCTCGTCAGATACATGTAACTGGGCATCCACTCATCACATATTCCGAAGTTCAAATTTACCATAGAAGCATACACCTGCGACAAATATTCATAAAATGATTTGTGACACATTTTAAGTACCACTACAACGATAATTCAAGGGA
Proteins encoded in this region:
- the LOC131300325 gene encoding probable folate-biopterin transporter 8, chloroplastic isoform X1 — protein: MINPLVSNGIPLIPQVLAIQNPPQRPSFPLLRSIRCSNNPNPKTLIINPIRTNPDEVPPINSKKNKAYEERKGFSQLGIRKMLVLCGFGYWVQGFRGFPWLGLNFHMANNLNFDPSTLQLVQNTGNLPMVIKPLYGILSDALYIGRAHRIPYICIGVLLQVLSWGSLALIPFAREALPTLMGCVLLSNLGASITEVAKDALVAEYGQKQKINGLQSYAFMALAAGGILGNLLGGFFLLKTQEPKSIFLIFTLLLALQFAISLATREDSLGLPQPSPNSLEKRSISVSIRKQYSDLLMAISDESISRPLIWIVVSIATVPILSGSIFCYQIQCLHVDPSIIGMSRVTGQLMLLVITLLYDRFGKTVSMRKLIGLVQILYAASLLLDLVLVKQINLKLGIPNWVFALCFSGVAETITQFKLLPFQVLFASLAPPGCEGSLASLLASALCLASIVGGFLGVGLSSLLGTTSGDYASLPVGIVVQFLAALVPLGWIYHVSSSQPVVETENNRGKSKRTRRKRRVGRVVFASVYDYRRERESELHK
- the LOC131300325 gene encoding probable folate-biopterin transporter 8, chloroplastic isoform X2, translating into MESCLMLFTLVVLTEFPIFALEVLSWGSLALIPFAREALPTLMGCVLLSNLGASITEVAKDALVAEYGQKQKINGLQSYAFMALAAGGILGNLLGGFFLLKTQEPKSIFLIFTLLLALQFAISLATREDSLGLPQPSPNSLEKRSISVSIRKQYSDLLMAISDESISRPLIWIVVSIATVPILSGSIFCYQIQCLHVDPSIIGMSRVTGQLMLLVITLLYDRFGKTVSMRKLIGLVQILYAASLLLDLVLVKQINLKLGIPNWVFALCFSGVAETITQFKLLPFQVLFASLAPPGCEGSLASLLASALCLASIVGGFLGVGLSSLLGTTSGDYASLPVGIVVQFLAALVPLGWIYHVSSSQPVVETENNRGKSKRTRRKRRVGRVVFASVYDYRRERESELHK